A single Argentina anserina chromosome 7, drPotAnse1.1, whole genome shotgun sequence DNA region contains:
- the LOC126804060 gene encoding probable pectinesterase/pectinesterase inhibitor 34: MGYGRLQPSDPGGSSSYMGDQSPPPQYHPPPRKSKKKLIIFSILSITLIVAAVVSAVLLIAVRSKPSSPSSASLLHRKPTQAISDACSKTRFPSLCVNSLLDFPGSLNATESDLVHISFNMTLQHLNKALYLSSGLSYLQMDPRAKFAYQDCLELLDDSVDALTRALTTVAPGRDGSAGSNQDVLTWLSSALTNQDTCGEGLADVSGAVKQELGQKLKDLSELVSNCLAIFTATSSNDFSGVPIQNRRLLMERDIMGGDNADISRDFPTWLGNKERRLLALPVPQIQADIIVSKDGNGTYKTIAEAIKKAPEHSSRRIIIYVRAGRYEEDNLKVGRKKTNLMFIGDGRGKTVITGGKNVGQNLTTFHTASFAATGAGFIARDITFENYAGPGKHQAVALRVGADHAVVYRCNIIGYQDTFYVHSNRQFIRECAIYGTVDFIFGNAAVVFQNCTLFARKPMPMQKNTITAQNRKDPNQNTGMSIHACRILATPDLEPVKGSYPTYLGRPWKMYSRVVYMLSYIGDHVEPRGWLEWNTTFALDTLYYGEYMNYGPGGAVGQRVKWPGYRVITSIVEATKFTVSEFIYGSSWLPSTGVAFLGGLAV; this comes from the exons ATGGGATACGGTCGTCTCCAACCCTCCGATCCTGGAGGTTCTTCAAGCTACATGGGCGACCAATCCCCACCACCGCAATATCACCCGCCCCCTCGTAAGAGCAAGAAGAAGCTCATCATATTCTCCATTCTCTCCATCACTCTTATCGTCGCTGCCGTGGTCTCCGCCGTGCTTCTCATCGCAGTCCGATCCAAGCCCTCGTCGCCGTCGAGCGCCTCGCTCCTCCACCGTAAGCCGACGCAGGCCATCTCCGACGCCTGCTCCAAGACTCGCTTCCCTTCTCTCTGCGTCAACTCCCTCCTCGACTTCCCGGGATCGCTGAACGCGACGGAGTCCGACCTCGTCCACATTTCCTTCAACATGACGCTGCAGCATCTCAACAAAGCTCTCTACCTTTCCTCGGGGCTCTCCTATCTCCAGATGGACCCCCGAGCCAAGTTCGCCTACCAAGACTGCCTCGAGCTCCTAGACGACAGTGTGGACGCGCTCACCCGCGCGCTCACTACCGTCGCGCCCGGGCGCGACGGTAGTGCCGGGTCCAACCAGGACGTGCTCACTTGGCTGAGCTCGGCGCTGACGAATCAAGACACGTGCGGGGAGGGGCTCGCCGACGTGAGCGGCGCGGTGAAACAGGAGCTGGGCCAGAAGCTCAAGGACTTGTCGGAGCTGGTGAGTAACTGCCTGGCGATATTCACGGCGACGAGTAGTAATGATTTCTCGGGAGTGCCGATTCAGAACAGAAGATTACTGATGGAGCGTGATATTATGGGAGGAGATAATGCCGATATCTCCCGGGATTTCCCCACATGGTTAGGCAATAAGGAGAGGAGGCTGCTGGCGTTGCCGGTGCCGCAGATACAGGCCGATATAATCGTCTCCAAGGACGGCAACGGAACCTACAAGACGATCGCCGAGGCGATCAAGAAGGCACCGGAGCATAGTTCTCGCCGTATAATTATTTACGTCAGGGCAGGAAG GTACGAAGAAGATAATTTGAAGGTGGGAAGGAAGAAGACGAACTTGATGTTCATTGGAGACGGCAGAGGCAAAACCGTGATCACCGGTGGTAAAAATGTTGGCCAAAACTTAACCACATTCCACACTGCATCATTCG CGGCTACCGGAGCAGGCTTCATTGCACGGGACATAACGTTTGAGAACTACGCCGGCCCGGGGAAGCACCAAGCCGTCGCCCTCCGTGTCGGGGCGGATCACGCCGTAGTCTACCGGTGCAACATTATCGGATATCAAGACACATTTTACGTGCACTCGAACCGGCAATTCATACGTGAATGCGCTATATATGGGACAGTGGACTTCATATTTGGCAATGCGGCCGTGGTGTTCCAAAATTGCACTCTCTTTGCCCGCAAGCCAATGCCCATGCAAAAAAATACCATCACGGCTCAAAATAGAAAAGACCCGAATCAGAACACCGGGATGTCGATACATGCTTGTCGGATCCTTGCCACGCCGGATCTTGAGCCCGTAAAGGGTAGCTATCCTACGTATTTGGGACGCCCTTGGAAAATGTACTCTAGGGTTGTGTACATGTTATCGTACATTGGGGATCATGTAGAGCCTCGTGGATGGCTCGAGTGGAATACCACTTTCGCTCTAGACACTCTCTACTACGGCGAGTACATGAACTACGGACCGGGTGGGGCGGTAGGCCAACGTGTAAAATGGCCTGGTTATCGGGTCATCACGTCCATCGTTGAGGCCACCAAGTTCACCGTGTCGGAGTTTATATATGGCTCATCATGGTTACCCTCCACCGGAGTGGCATTCTTGGGTGGCCTTGCCGTCTAA